Genomic window (Primulina eburnea isolate SZY01 chromosome 8, ASM2296580v1, whole genome shotgun sequence):
TGGTCTATTCCAAAGTGTACAACAAGGCTGAGTAGCCTCCTCAATTAACAACATTTACTGAATTTCCCGAGACTTTGGAATGGGAGAGCTCTAAGCTGCTTCTCCGCTCCTATGCTCCCCCAAACCCACCATAAGTAAAACCGTAACCCTACAACGTAATCAATGGGAAGTTGCAGGCCCACATCCATTATAATTATTGTTGTTGGGATCCATCATTACATTATTTTTACCTCCCCCAATCAAGCACACCGCTCTATATGCTGAAGCGGGAAAGAAAAATAAGATGAAACTTGTCACATGGAGAAAAAATTTTGTCGGCATTGGTGGGTCAGTGCCCGAAACATCGTATTCTATCAACCGACCAACGGTCTGAGTAGGCCACAGTCGATACCTAAAAGCACGTGGCCGCAACATGACAAACCGCCCAAAGGGCAACCTGTCTCTCGTTCATGAATTCTCCACTTTACAATTCTATTATCAGTATTAAAATCCGAgaaaatgatccatttaattcTTAAGTTGtcatattttttgttttggttTTGGATTTTTTAATCTGCCAAAGTTGTGTTTTATTcatgtgattttgttggttttTAGTCTTGTTTCTACGCAGCGTTGATGCGACACTGGAAAATATCAATATGACACTGAAAAATATTGAcgtaatattataaaataatgatGTGTCCGGTATCACGTCAGCACTCGAATGAAATAGGATaaaaaaaccaacaaaaaccgAAGTTACATGATAAATATTACATAACTTCGACGAATTAATTTGTTTGTTTTTCCTTAAAATTAGCAGCAACAACAAAAATCGAGAAAGAAAGAAGGAGAATCCTCGTTTTGATCTTCTTcttactgattttttttttagacaATGGAGTGAGGTTCTAGCTAATCTAATTCGAAATCACACGCAAAATTTCACATCTTCTTTTCTGTTTTTCCTTTCCCATGTGCATGCACAGATGAAATAAGTGATATCTACACGTTCTCTCGCTTTCGTTTAAGATTTTCTGCAATTCGGTGGAAGAGATTCACTTCTACTTGTATTTGTTTAATTTAGATAATTGTTTTGATACTTTATGGAAAGTGGAAACCCAGTTTGACTTGtattctttcttctttcttctttcttctttcttcattCCTTGTTTTAATTGGTTGCAACAATTGTTTAAGTTGTCTGCAGGCGCGCAGTACACtttgtttctttttctttaatcAAAAAAAGTCTTTAACCACGTGTTTCGAGTTACGAATGCACACGTTACATAAAAAGTCTCTAACCACATTTCGCTTTGATATTCTACGACTAATCGCCAGTAACTCATTCTGTACACATCTtatataaaaacaaacaaatattTTGTCAGTAAACGTTGCTGTGCTACCATGTGCAGTCACACAAATGGTAGTCTTCATGAAATAAAACAAAGCATTTTATCACTATTTAGTTCATGAATAGATTTTTTATCAGTCCCACGAGTTTATAtatgtgagattgtctcacgacttgattcataattttcatgataaataatacttttgaaattaaGTATAATATATTTTCTTGATTTAAGTTGGGTCCGAGATCCATCTCAATGatcttataaatttttttgtgtCAAGTCATGTTCAATGCTGCCATTTTCGGTGCTAAAAAGGTGCCCCCAATTTGTGTCAAGTCGTCTTCAACGCTGCCATTTTCTGTGCTAAAATGGTGCCTTCCATTTCCAGCACCGGATTTGGCGCGAGGTTTCGCATTTGCATCGAATTTGGTGCAAAGGgtctataatttatttttatttttttgaatatttatttatttttttaaattaattataaataattaatgaatTATTCACTTTAatagataaataatatattagtaTATTATAATATGTAATTTATGTGAATTTTATAGTTTTATTATATTCATAGATTAAAATTTATGaataatttataaaaacaaTTAATGCAACATCGTAATTTATAACACAAAATCCAAGATAACAATTTAAGTGAAAcataaaaaaagagagagaaacaAATCAGATCATCAACAATCTCataattaacaatttaaatattaCACTAATAATATAATGTCAATCGCACTATGATCGATTCGAAGTCCGGGATATTAGGGTTGGATCCCTGTCTCTACAGGCTTCATCCGCACGATTCAGGGATCTGTGCGTCGGCTTTGTTGTCCCTAATTTATGGATCCCGATGAGATATCACGGTTGGTTAACGATCTGAAATTATATCATAATGACCCAAATGATACAATCAATTTGGAAGAAGAAGATATCAAGATAGAGGAGGAGCGGTTATTACGTTGCTTGGTGGCAAAGGTACTCTCACCGAAGGCCATTAACAGAGACGCCTTCCGCCAACAGATGCCGAGAGTGCTTCAATCAGAAAAACGAATTATCATCGAAGCCACTGGTGACAATACGTTCGTTTTTGAATTTCTTTCATTACGTGATCGTGCTAGGGCACTCTCCGAGGGGCCATGGCATTTTTCGAGGAATCTGGTGATATTTAAAGAACCTACGGGATGGAATAATCCAAGATCCATGATTTTTGATGAGATACCTATATGGGTACAACTTCATAATGTCCCTATAGCGCTCATGCATGAAGACTTGTTATTGAAACTGGGAGGGAAGATTGGTTCAGTAGTGGAGATAGATAAGGGAGAAAATGGGGCTTGTCTGGGGAGATTCGCCAGAATTAGAGTCCGCATTAATACTATGCAGCCGCTACGAAAGTGTATCCGTATTAATGCAATGAGAGATGAGGAAGATTTATATATTCTACTAGTGTATGAAAGGCTCCCCGATTTCTGCTATGCATGTGGCCGGCTTGGCCACTCTCACAGGGAATGCGATGATTCAATGGCAGACAAGGTGAACCTTAACTTTGGTGCCTGAATGAGGTCTTTATCACACCTTGGAGGCGGTAGGGGCTCGAGGGGTCATGGGGCAAGACCAGATACTTCACGGGGCGCAGGTACTGAACATGAAGGAACGAAGCAAGGGGAAAACCAGAATCTAATCTTAAGAGCAATAGGCGAAAATCTGTCTTTGCCTCGACAGGAACACAGCCTGGAAACACATCAGATGGTTAGCTTAACTCCTCCAAATAACATGCAGAACATTGATATTACTGATACTATGCAGGCTGCTCAGTATATGCCAAGGGTCGAACAGTCACCCAAGTATAGTGCCTTTTCCGTGCCTAGCTCAGGGTCGAAGGACTCAACAGTGATAGATGGAGGAGTAAACATGAGCCAATGTAACACTTCTGTTTCGAAACATTGGAAAAGAAGGGCTCgagagaaggggagggatgAACTGGAAGCTTCGGCCTCAAACTCTATATCTGGAAATAAAAAGGCACCAGTGTACGATCCCTCAGCACAGGAGTACACGAGCCCTGTCAAGAAAAAGGTGAAGGATGGAGACGAGCACTTGAGTTCACTTGATAAAACGGTGGGTGTTGCTTCGCAACCCCACCGACAACCATGAATATCATAATTTGGAATATTCGGGGGCTTGGGAACCCACGGGCATTCCGGGAATTGGGGCGACTTATCGCCGAAAAGAAACCCACTCTCTTATTTCTTAGTGAAACAAAAATAAGAGAGGTTCACTGTagatattggaaaaataaacTGGGATTCTCGGGTTGCTTTATGGTTGACTGTAGGGGAAGAAGTGGTGGCCTAGCACTGTTGTGGAAGGAGCCCTTCTCTGTGCTGGTTAAATCATACTCACATGGACATATTGATTGTCTAGTTCAAGAAAAAGATCGGGTATGGCGCTTCACAGGTTTCTATGCACAGCCTGAAACACATCTTCGTCACTTCTCTTGGGAGCTTTTGCATCGACTTCGGGGCTTGACAGAACTGAGAATGATGTCTTGGCTGGTAGGAGGAGATTTTAACGAAATATGCTTTGATAGTGAAAAGCTGGGCGGCAATAGAAGGGCTCCAACTCAAATGCAGGCTTTCAGGGATATCCTGGATATCTGTGATTTGCAGGACCTTCACTGTCATGGGGAGTTCTTCACGTGGGTGAATAGAAGAGTTTCAAACAACTTGATATTTGAGAGACTGGATAGATATGTGGGGGACTTGAATTGGAGACTTCTTTTTCCATCAGCAAAGGTGCATTCTTTGGAGTTCTTCCACTCTGATCATAGACCCATTTGCCTGAAATTACATGGTGAACAGGTACCGAATCAATTTATCCGAGGAAATAATGGTTTGAGCTTCAGGTTTGAGAAAGGTTGGCTACTGAATGAGGATTGTAGATTAGTGGTTGAAAATGGGTGGAAAGCCAGTGATCCTACCCTCTCGCTTGGGGACCGTATGGAACACTGCAAAGTTGCTCTTCTTCAGTGGGATAAGAATAAAATACGACATACTCCCAAAATACTAAAAGCACAACGAGAAAAGCTGAATGGGCTGAGGACAAGTGACAATTGGCGATCTCATGAAGCCCAGATCAATG
Coding sequences:
- the LOC140838112 gene encoding uncharacterized protein, encoding MDPDEISRLVNDLKLYHNDPNDTINLEEEDIKIEEERLLRCLVAKVLSPKAINRDAFRQQMPRVLQSEKRIIIEATGDNTFVFEFLSLRDRARALSEGPWHFSRNLVIFKEPTGWNNPRSMIFDEIPIWVQLHNVPIALMHEDLLLKLGGKIGSVVEIDKGENGACLGRFARIRVRINTMQPLRKCIRINAMRDEEDLYILLVYERLPDFCYACGRLGHSHRECDDSMADKVNLNFGA